A genome region from Tenebrio molitor chromosome 4, icTenMoli1.1, whole genome shotgun sequence includes the following:
- the LOC138128436 gene encoding uncharacterized protein yields MQLHKARHNPEPDFILVQVAFKGRLLTYRHNNLEEGIDIETYVDMIKEKAIEIIINVLNLHKNINKINLEMECEFMKLENEDFTMIHTFQLLNVILREKDGLGEYWDEQKDLFISRCDELQEKGSGWTLKNINYLLININKYTPLRGNSYVELPKWIKDKKACVNVKNNDNKCFMYSVISCLHQAKEHVDRLNHYNKPEYINDLNFEGINFPVKIQDIPKFESDNKINVTVFSYEEQTFYPLYHNNKQFYEMNIDLLYFGNEEKNHYCWIKNLSRLLNDQLEVNRSKKYFCRRCLNYSARTEDALKKHQKVCFSNEPCVPNMPEDNVLQFKNIQRMLRHPYVIYSDFESILKPIHTCKPNPESSYTHKTQFHIPCDYGLYVKSAYNNIDNPLEIYRGEESDKCFIKRITEHARTIYYKLLKENKPIKDIELGEYRASHIRFISEFILYATKNTN; encoded by the coding sequence ATGCAGTTGCATAAAGCAAGACATAATCCAGAGccagattttattttagttcAGGTTGCTTTTAAGGGAAGATTATTAACGTATCGACATAATAATCTAGAAGAAGGTATAGATATAGAAACATACGTGGATATGATAAAAGAAAAGGCTattgaaataattataaatgttttaaatctccataaaaatattaataaaattaatttagagATGGAATGCGAGTTTATGAAACTGGAAAATGAAGACTTTACCATGATACATACATTTCAGTTACTAAATGTTATACTAAGAGAAAAAGATGGTCTGGGGGAATACTGGGATGAACAAAAGGATTTATTTATATCAAGATGTGATGAACTGCAAGAAAAGGGATCTGGATGGACTTTGAAGAATATAAATTATTTGCTcattaatataaataaatatacaccTTTAAGGGGAAATTCATATGTAGAATTACCCAAGTGgattaaagataaaaaagcttgtgttaatgttaaaaacaacgataacaaATGCTTTATGTACAGCGTAATATCCTGTTTACATCAAGCAAAAGAACATGTAGATAGACTGAATCATTATAATAAGCCGGAATATATAAATGACTTAAATTTTGAAggaataaattttcctgtcaAAATCCAGGACATACCTAAATTTGAATcagataataaaattaatgttacCGTGTTTAGTTACGAAGAACAAACATTTTATCCTTTGTATCATAATAACAAGCAATTCTATGAAATGAATATCGATTTACTATACTTTGGAAATGAAGAGAAAAATCATTATTGTTGGATCAAGAATTTGAGTCGATTGTTAAATGATCAGTTGGAAGTAAATAgaagcaaaaaatatttctgtagAAGATGTTTAAACTACTCCGCTAGAACTGAAGatgctttaaaaaaacatcaaaaggTGTGCTTTAGTAATGAACCATGTGTTCCGAATATGCCTGAAGATAATgtattacaatttaaaaatattcaaagaatGTTAAGACATCCGTATGTAATTTATTCCGATTTTGAATCTATTCTGAAACCTATTCATACATGCAAACCAAATCCTGAATCATCATATACTCATAAAACACAATTTCATATTCCATGTGATTATGGATTATACGTTAAGAGTGCTTATAATAATATTGATAACCCATTGGAAATTTACAGAGGAGAGGAAAGtgataaatgttttataaaaagaataaCTGAACATGCCAGAACAATATACTATAAGttgttaaaagaaaataaacccATAAAAGATATCGAACTAGGAgaatacagggcaagtcacataaggtttatttctgaatttattttgtacgcaaccaagaatactaattaa